One Prodigiosinella aquatilis DNA window includes the following coding sequences:
- a CDS encoding zinc ABC transporter substrate-binding protein, producing MKGKFSAALTVIVLASVHTGEAMAASTPVLNAVGVENEYADVISQIGGKFVHVTAIETDPNTDPHTFEASPKIAAEIANANLVVKNGLGYDSWTDKFLSAAPNKTRHVIDVQHLLGLPDNTPNPHLWYKPITMPAVAQQIAADLSASMPEQKAYFEANVKKFDASLKPWFAEIADFQAKYKGSDVAVTEPVGDYMLQAAGAHIATPFNLEAAIMNGTDPAPQDVTAQNNLFSSHKLKAFVYNQQVTDPLTASFLSLAKKNHVPVVGVYETMPTPGYTYQSWMMAETKALRRAVADHVSTETLLASK from the coding sequence ATGAAAGGCAAGTTTAGCGCAGCATTAACCGTCATCGTTTTAGCTTCCGTTCACACCGGTGAAGCGATGGCGGCATCAACGCCGGTATTGAATGCAGTCGGGGTAGAAAATGAATACGCCGATGTAATTTCACAAATTGGCGGCAAATTTGTTCACGTCACGGCGATTGAAACCGATCCGAACACCGATCCGCATACGTTTGAAGCCAGTCCGAAAATTGCCGCCGAGATAGCCAATGCCAATCTGGTGGTAAAAAATGGGCTCGGTTATGATTCCTGGACGGATAAGTTTCTCTCCGCGGCACCGAACAAAACGCGTCATGTGATTGACGTGCAACACTTGCTCGGCTTGCCGGATAACACACCGAATCCACACTTGTGGTACAAGCCGATTACCATGCCTGCCGTCGCGCAACAAATCGCTGCCGACCTCAGCGCATCAATGCCTGAACAGAAAGCCTACTTTGAGGCCAACGTTAAAAAATTCGATGCGTCTCTGAAACCCTGGTTCGCCGAGATTGCTGATTTCCAAGCCAAATATAAAGGCAGTGACGTCGCAGTAACCGAGCCGGTCGGCGACTATATGTTACAGGCCGCGGGAGCGCATATCGCGACACCATTTAACCTTGAAGCGGCCATCATGAACGGTACCGATCCGGCACCTCAGGATGTCACCGCGCAAAATAATCTATTCAGCAGTCATAAACTTAAGGCCTTTGTTTATAACCAACAGGTTACCGATCCGCTAACTGCATCCTTTCTGAGTCTGGCCAAGAAAAATCACGTTCCGGTGGTCGGTGTATATGAAACCATGCCAACACCAGGTTATACCTATCAGTCGTGGATGATGGCGGAAACCAAAGCGTTGCGCCGCGCAGTGGCAGACCACGTCTCTACCGAAACCCTGCTGGCAAGTAAATAA
- a CDS encoding EamA family transporter, translating to MWIYYGIAAGFILGFYDFWTKKAMADNGIFPVVFFSSFFGALFWVPAFIPFTYAGMPRINIDGIHFHEQLIIFVKSTMMTLSWVFAYFSVRELPMSFSGSVRASGPLWTLAGGSLIFGEFLTPIQLTAVVLSVICYYFLSQIGKKEGINTLRSLPMTMMLLATILSSFTTVYDKFIVQQMGMSVYTVQAYSALHRFIIATALLVLSIKFRQEKYHCKWSLYIPLVGLSWVIAELVYFFAISDASANVTYLSIFRRMSLVVGFILSALFIGEKYFLKKLTIILLIVFSAVLLIFKF from the coding sequence ATGTGGATTTATTATGGTATCGCAGCCGGGTTTATTCTCGGCTTTTATGATTTTTGGACAAAAAAAGCGATGGCCGATAATGGCATTTTTCCGGTTGTATTTTTTTCATCATTTTTTGGTGCTCTTTTCTGGGTGCCGGCATTCATCCCATTCACTTATGCTGGTATGCCTAGAATAAATATTGATGGCATTCATTTTCATGAACAGTTAATCATTTTTGTAAAAAGCACCATGATGACATTATCATGGGTTTTCGCTTACTTTTCTGTGAGGGAACTTCCCATGTCCTTTTCAGGTTCTGTCAGAGCTTCCGGCCCTCTCTGGACACTCGCGGGAGGATCATTGATTTTTGGAGAGTTCCTGACACCCATACAGCTCACCGCGGTAGTCCTATCTGTTATTTGTTATTACTTTCTTTCTCAGATAGGGAAAAAAGAAGGCATAAACACTCTCAGAAGCCTCCCAATGACAATGATGCTCCTCGCAACTATTCTTTCTTCGTTCACTACAGTTTATGATAAATTTATCGTTCAACAAATGGGTATGTCAGTTTACACAGTTCAGGCATATAGCGCACTTCATCGTTTTATAATTGCAACAGCATTGCTTGTATTAAGTATCAAATTTAGGCAGGAGAAATATCATTGTAAATGGAGCCTGTATATACCTCTTGTTGGGTTATCATGGGTGATAGCTGAACTAGTCTATTTTTTTGCAATCTCAGATGCCAGTGCGAATGTGACATACTTATCAATTTTTCGAAGAATGAGTTTAGTTGTTGGTTTTATTCTTTCAGCTTTATTTATTGGGGAGAAGTATTTTTTAAAAAAACTTACAATAATCTTGCTTATCGTTTTTTCTGCTGTTCTATTGATATTTAAATTCTAA
- a CDS encoding FAD-dependent oxidoreductase, with the protein MKKYDVILIGGGIAGLMSAYKLCEIGLSVALVENKKVFASGPSTRNEGWLHRGTYHATSILKREEAIQVAKRCIYGHEYIRRFAPEAIGDADKRPLALIKDESRINEVLSRWNEAGVSYSNLTRAQAQNRIPDANFKETAAIFEVDDVSLNTRLLYRKLIHLSLKSGCDFYLGYDVESINGQEILLRDTDGELQHVSAERIVYSSGIGAKGLFEKHHGIHLPIRYWKSHLIITRRLSDFGVFYLDAHETALMHHGNNSIIGFNEDALLSESADYNVIPDRSENIRKGIKKLFPDWNDPDAINIACVKVDLQRPENTNRSLNVAISEPVPGHILILPGKMTEAPYLTDLLVSYLHNAIDNRVVSMRPCDKSNSLEKIT; encoded by the coding sequence ATGAAAAAGTATGATGTTATCCTCATCGGAGGAGGAATTGCTGGGCTCATGTCAGCATATAAATTATGTGAAATAGGCCTGTCGGTTGCGTTGGTGGAAAACAAAAAAGTGTTTGCTAGCGGCCCTTCAACCCGCAATGAGGGATGGCTACACCGCGGTACATATCATGCAACATCAATTCTGAAAAGAGAGGAAGCGATACAAGTGGCTAAACGCTGCATATATGGCCATGAATATATTCGCCGTTTTGCACCAGAAGCAATAGGAGACGCAGATAAGCGACCACTGGCGCTGATTAAAGATGAGTCGCGTATTAATGAGGTTTTGTCACGTTGGAATGAAGCTGGTGTTTCATATAGCAACCTGACGCGCGCGCAAGCACAAAACCGCATCCCTGATGCAAATTTTAAAGAGACTGCAGCAATATTTGAAGTAGATGATGTCAGTTTAAACACTCGCTTACTGTATAGGAAATTAATACATCTCTCGTTGAAATCTGGCTGCGATTTTTACTTAGGCTATGATGTTGAAAGTATTAACGGGCAGGAAATCCTACTACGAGATACAGATGGCGAATTGCAACATGTTAGTGCAGAAAGAATTGTCTACTCTTCTGGAATAGGAGCAAAAGGACTATTCGAAAAACATCATGGCATCCACCTCCCCATTCGCTACTGGAAAAGTCATTTAATAATAACCCGCAGGTTATCAGACTTTGGTGTTTTTTATTTGGACGCGCATGAAACAGCCTTAATGCATCACGGCAACAACAGCATAATAGGATTCAATGAAGACGCTCTTCTTTCAGAAAGTGCAGATTACAATGTAATTCCAGACAGATCTGAAAATATTCGAAAGGGAATAAAAAAATTATTCCCAGACTGGAATGACCCTGATGCTATTAATATTGCCTGCGTTAAGGTTGACCTGCAAAGACCTGAAAATACTAACCGATCGCTTAATGTGGCAATTTCTGAGCCTGTACCGGGTCATATCCTGATATTACCAGGTAAAATGACCGAGGCTCCGTATCTGACAGATCTTCTTGTCTCTTATTTACATAATGCAATAGACAATAGGGTTGTATCTATGCGTCCTTGTGACAAATCAAATAGCCTGGAGAAAATAACCTAA
- a CDS encoding NAD(P)-dependent oxidoreductase, whose product MKGQIPVGVDAPGIHSGRLAPADYLSSFSDSTVALAPIQAVIEAERCYYCFDAPCTRACPADIDVPSFIHRIAQDNVRGAAEAILQENVLGGMCARVCPTDTLCEQACVHNAQDGKPVQIGLLQRHATDTYFANPGQPLFVRAADSGKTVAVVGAGPAGLTVAHHLAVNGHNVVVFDARPKPGGLNEYGLATYKTPHDFAQQEIAWLLSVGGIALRLNQRLGQDFTLEQLRTDYDAVFLGMGLAGVNGLGIDEPELAGVRDAVDFIAELRQSDSFSQVAVGRNVVVIGGGMTAVDAAVQAKKLGAREVTIVYRRGETEMKASPYEQAWAKKCGVTLRYWSAPQEIHGEEGCVTGVSFMVMQQQNGVLVASGETFILPADMVLKAIGQTYDAAPAGKVMALKGGRILVDDQGCTSLPGVWAGGDCCAGGRDLTVDAVRQGKIAAKSIELALKVTGQVAANDTSSLTNQECSHG is encoded by the coding sequence ATGAAAGGTCAGATTCCCGTGGGCGTGGACGCGCCAGGCATACACAGCGGTCGGCTGGCCCCGGCGGATTATCTGAGTAGCTTCAGCGACAGCACTGTAGCGCTGGCACCTATTCAGGCGGTGATCGAGGCTGAACGTTGCTACTACTGCTTTGACGCCCCCTGCACCCGCGCCTGTCCCGCCGATATTGATGTACCGAGCTTTATTCACCGTATCGCGCAGGACAATGTGCGTGGCGCTGCCGAAGCTATCTTGCAGGAGAACGTGCTGGGCGGAATGTGCGCCCGTGTGTGTCCGACAGACACCCTGTGTGAACAAGCTTGTGTGCATAATGCGCAGGATGGCAAGCCGGTGCAGATCGGCTTGTTGCAGCGCCATGCCACCGATACCTATTTTGCCAATCCCGGCCAGCCGCTATTCGTGCGTGCGGCGGACAGCGGCAAAACTGTGGCGGTGGTGGGGGCCGGGCCTGCCGGATTAACCGTCGCCCACCATTTGGCAGTGAACGGTCATAACGTGGTGGTGTTCGATGCCAGGCCCAAACCGGGGGGATTGAATGAATACGGTCTGGCGACCTATAAAACCCCCCATGATTTTGCCCAGCAAGAGATTGCCTGGCTGTTGTCAGTCGGGGGTATTGCACTGCGGCTCAATCAACGGTTGGGGCAGGACTTCACGCTGGAGCAACTGCGTACTGATTATGACGCGGTGTTCCTGGGTATGGGGTTGGCGGGGGTTAACGGGCTGGGGATCGATGAGCCGGAACTGGCTGGCGTGCGTGACGCGGTGGATTTTATCGCCGAACTGCGTCAGTCCGATAGTTTCAGCCAGGTGGCGGTTGGTCGTAATGTGGTGGTGATTGGTGGTGGCATGACCGCGGTGGACGCCGCCGTACAGGCGAAAAAACTCGGTGCCCGCGAGGTCACGATAGTGTATCGCCGGGGTGAGACCGAGATGAAAGCCTCGCCCTATGAGCAAGCGTGGGCGAAAAAATGTGGTGTTACATTGCGTTACTGGTCCGCACCGCAGGAAATTCATGGCGAAGAGGGCTGTGTTACCGGCGTCTCCTTTATGGTGATGCAACAGCAAAACGGCGTGCTGGTGGCGAGTGGTGAAACCTTCATATTGCCCGCTGACATGGTGTTGAAAGCTATCGGCCAGACTTATGACGCTGCACCAGCAGGCAAAGTTATGGCACTCAAGGGCGGACGCATTCTGGTAGACGATCAGGGATGCACCTCGTTACCGGGTGTTTGGGCCGGAGGCGACTGCTGTGCGGGGGGGCGGGATCTTACCGTGGATGCGGTACGCCAGGGGAAAATTGCCGCCAAATCCATAGAGTTAGCACTGAAAGTCACCGGGCAGGTGGCAGCTAATGATACGTCTTCACTGACCAACCAGGAGTGTTCTCATGGCTGA
- the preA gene encoding NAD-dependent dihydropyrimidine dehydrogenase subunit PreA encodes MADLSTNFLGIKSPNPFWLASAPPTDKEYNVVRAFEAGWGGVVWKTLGLDPHVVNVSGPRYSTLRGADRRVLGLNNIELITDRSLNVNLEEIARVKRNWPDRAIVVSIMVPCEEAAWKTILPLVEATGADGIELNFGCPHGMSERGMGAAVGQVPEYIERVTRWCKQYCRLSVIVKLTPNVNDIRYPARAARHGGADAVSLINTINSVMGVDLDSMSIHPNTGGKGSHGGYCGPAVKPIALNMVAEIARDAETAGLPISGIGGISTWRDAAEFIALGCGTVQVCTAVMVHGFPIVRDMISGLSNYMDEKGYRTLEDFRGRAVGSVTDWRYLNLNHVDKAVIDQSLCIKCGRCHLACEDTSHQAITSMKHGERHFEVKEEDCVGCNLCVSICPVENCITLRSLTPGEMDVRTGKVVSDEYANWTTHPNNPMATTAINA; translated from the coding sequence ATGGCTGATCTCAGCACAAATTTTCTGGGCATCAAAAGCCCGAATCCTTTCTGGCTGGCGTCCGCGCCGCCCACCGACAAAGAGTACAACGTGGTTCGGGCATTTGAAGCTGGCTGGGGTGGGGTAGTGTGGAAAACCCTGGGGCTTGATCCGCATGTGGTCAACGTTAGTGGTCCACGTTACAGCACCTTGCGCGGCGCTGATCGCCGCGTGCTGGGCCTGAATAATATCGAGCTGATCACTGATCGTTCGCTGAACGTCAATCTAGAAGAAATTGCCCGCGTTAAGCGCAACTGGCCGGATCGTGCCATTGTGGTGTCGATTATGGTGCCGTGTGAGGAAGCGGCGTGGAAAACCATCCTGCCGTTGGTGGAAGCCACCGGTGCTGACGGTATTGAGCTGAACTTCGGTTGCCCGCATGGCATGAGCGAGCGTGGCATGGGTGCGGCGGTGGGGCAGGTGCCGGAATATATCGAGAGGGTCACCCGTTGGTGCAAGCAGTATTGCCGCTTGTCGGTGATCGTCAAGCTGACGCCAAATGTCAACGATATCCGTTATCCGGCGCGAGCCGCCAGACACGGCGGTGCAGATGCGGTGTCGTTGATTAACACCATCAACTCGGTGATGGGCGTCGATCTCGATTCGATGAGTATTCATCCCAATACCGGCGGCAAGGGTTCTCACGGTGGATATTGCGGCCCGGCAGTGAAGCCGATTGCGCTCAACATGGTGGCGGAAATTGCCCGTGATGCAGAAACGGCCGGATTGCCGATATCCGGCATTGGCGGCATTTCAACCTGGCGTGACGCGGCGGAATTTATCGCGCTGGGCTGCGGTACGGTGCAGGTGTGTACCGCCGTGATGGTGCATGGTTTTCCGATTGTGCGCGACATGATAAGCGGCCTGTCCAATTACATGGATGAGAAAGGCTACCGCACACTGGAGGATTTCCGTGGCCGCGCGGTCGGCAGTGTCACCGACTGGCGCTATCTCAATCTCAATCACGTTGATAAAGCGGTGATTGATCAGTCGCTGTGCATCAAGTGTGGCCGTTGTCATCTGGCTTGTGAGGACACCTCGCATCAGGCCATCACCAGCATGAAACACGGTGAGCGCCATTTCGAGGTGAAAGAAGAGGACTGTGTGGGTTGCAATTTGTGCGTCTCCATCTGCCCGGTGGAGAACTGTATTACGTTGCGTAGTTTGACACCCGGTGAAATGGATGTGCGTACCGGCAAGGTGGTGAGCGATGAGTACGCCAACTGGACCACCCATCCCAATAACCCGATGGCGACCACGGCGATCAACGCTTGA
- the hydA gene encoding dihydropyrimidinase translates to MSHNLLIKGGIVVNADRQFRADVLCVDGIIVAVGEDAGRDAPSGTEVVDASGLYVMPGGIDPHTHMNFPFMGTTTVDDFYSGTAAALAGGTTTIIDFVIPNPQQPLMDAYRDWRGWAEKAASDYSFHVAITWWGDSVHRDMGTLVQEEGVNSFKHFMAYKNAIMCDDETLMNSFRRSLELGAMPTVHAENGEMVYLLQQEILKRGITGPEGHPLSRPPEVEGEAANRAIAIANVMGIPIYVVHVSCTKSAEAIARARSRGQRVYGEVLAGHLVIDDSVYRDPDFNQAAAHVMSPPFRPKAHQEALWHGLQSGQLHTTATDHCTFCASQKAAGGDNFTKIPNGCGGVEERLAVIWDAGVNSGRLTPSEFVAITSTNTARLFNIYPRKGSVSVGADADLVLWDPDGSKTLSAKTHHSRNDFNVFEGRTVKGIPAYTVSQGVVVWGNGDLRAKEGAGRYIKRPAFGPDFSATAVWERAHAPQGVPR, encoded by the coding sequence ATGAGTCACAACCTGTTGATTAAAGGTGGCATCGTAGTGAATGCCGACCGTCAGTTCCGGGCCGACGTACTGTGTGTGGATGGCATTATCGTGGCCGTAGGCGAGGATGCCGGTCGGGATGCGCCAAGCGGTACAGAGGTGGTGGATGCCAGCGGTCTGTACGTGATGCCGGGCGGTATCGATCCACACACGCACATGAATTTTCCGTTTATGGGGACCACCACCGTCGATGATTTTTACAGTGGCACCGCCGCCGCGCTGGCGGGCGGGACAACCACCATTATCGACTTTGTCATTCCCAATCCGCAGCAGCCGCTGATGGACGCTTACCGTGACTGGCGCGGCTGGGCGGAAAAGGCCGCGTCCGACTACAGCTTCCATGTGGCTATTACCTGGTGGGGCGATAGTGTGCATCGGGATATGGGGACGCTGGTGCAGGAAGAAGGAGTGAACAGCTTCAAGCATTTTATGGCTTACAAAAACGCCATCATGTGTGACGACGAAACCCTGATGAACAGCTTTCGTCGTTCACTGGAACTGGGGGCGATGCCGACAGTGCATGCTGAAAACGGCGAAATGGTCTACCTGTTGCAGCAGGAGATTCTCAAGCGCGGCATCACCGGGCCAGAAGGACACCCGCTGTCGCGTCCGCCGGAAGTGGAAGGCGAAGCCGCCAACCGCGCCATCGCCATCGCCAATGTGATGGGTATACCGATTTATGTGGTGCACGTTTCCTGTACGAAGTCAGCTGAAGCGATCGCCCGCGCCCGTTCCCGCGGACAGCGTGTGTATGGCGAGGTATTGGCCGGGCATCTGGTGATTGATGACAGTGTGTACCGCGACCCGGATTTCAACCAGGCGGCGGCGCATGTGATGAGCCCGCCGTTTCGGCCGAAAGCGCATCAGGAAGCATTGTGGCACGGCCTGCAATCTGGTCAGTTGCACACCACCGCCACTGATCACTGTACCTTCTGCGCCAGCCAGAAAGCGGCGGGCGGCGACAACTTCACCAAGATCCCCAACGGCTGTGGCGGGGTGGAAGAGCGTCTGGCGGTTATTTGGGATGCCGGGGTAAACAGCGGCCGCCTGACACCCAGCGAATTTGTAGCGATTACCTCCACCAATACGGCGCGGCTGTTCAACATTTATCCGCGCAAAGGCAGTGTTTCGGTTGGCGCGGATGCTGACCTGGTGCTGTGGGATCCTGACGGCAGCAAGACTCTGTCTGCTAAAACTCATCACTCCAGAAACGATTTCAATGTGTTTGAAGGACGCACGGTGAAAGGCATTCCCGCCTATACCGTCAGTCAGGGCGTAGTGGTATGGGGTAATGGCGATCTACGCGCCAAAGAGGGTGCCGGACGTTACATCAAACGCCCGGCATTCGGGCCGGATTTCAGCGCGACGGCGGTATGGGAGCGCGCTCACGCGCCGCAAGGTGTACCGCGTTAA
- a CDS encoding Zn-dependent hydrolase → MSSDVLSATTSKVSTSDLRIDGERLWQSLMDLAVIGATPKGGVCRLTLTDLDRQGRDLVVSWGQAAGLSVEIDKIGNVFMRRPGRNNSLPPIVAGSHIDTQPTGGKFDGNFGVLSALEVIRTLNDQQIETEAPVEMVFWTNEEGSRFVPVMMGSGVFAGIFSLEHAYAAADTAGKTVREELEKIGYAGPNEPGDHPIGAYFEAHIEQGPILEDENITIGVVQAVLGIRWYDCVVTGQESHAGPTPMALRKDALQVSTRIMQEVIAIAERFSPHGRGTVGMVQVYPNSRNVVPGSVKFSIDFRNINDEKVDLMDAALKHFTRQLMAETGLDISITQVSHYPAAPFHAECKDAVRNAAQALGYSHQDIVSGAGHDAVYMSMLAPTGMIFIPCKDGISHNEIEYASPEHVTAGANVLLHAILEKAGVAGRG, encoded by the coding sequence ATGAGTAGCGACGTACTATCAGCAACAACCAGCAAGGTGAGCACTTCGGATTTGAGGATTGATGGCGAGCGTCTCTGGCAGTCACTGATGGATCTGGCGGTGATTGGTGCGACCCCGAAAGGCGGCGTGTGCCGCCTGACGTTAACTGATCTTGACCGCCAGGGGCGCGATCTGGTGGTGAGTTGGGGCCAGGCGGCTGGGCTTTCTGTCGAGATAGACAAAATCGGTAACGTCTTTATGCGTCGCCCCGGCCGCAATAATTCGCTGCCGCCGATTGTGGCCGGCAGTCATATTGATACCCAGCCGACCGGCGGGAAATTCGACGGTAACTTTGGCGTGCTGTCGGCGCTGGAAGTGATTCGTACCCTGAATGACCAGCAGATTGAAACCGAAGCGCCGGTGGAAATGGTGTTCTGGACTAATGAAGAAGGCTCTCGTTTTGTGCCGGTGATGATGGGTTCTGGTGTGTTCGCCGGGATTTTCTCGTTGGAACACGCTTATGCCGCAGCAGATACCGCAGGCAAAACCGTGCGGGAAGAACTGGAAAAAATTGGCTATGCCGGGCCAAACGAGCCGGGTGATCATCCGATCGGCGCCTATTTTGAAGCGCACATTGAACAGGGACCGATTCTGGAAGATGAAAATATCACCATCGGCGTAGTACAGGCGGTGCTGGGTATCCGTTGGTATGACTGTGTGGTGACTGGACAGGAGTCTCACGCTGGGCCGACGCCGATGGCGTTGCGCAAAGATGCACTACAGGTTTCTACCCGCATCATGCAGGAAGTGATTGCCATTGCGGAACGTTTTTCGCCACACGGCCGCGGTACGGTTGGGATGGTGCAGGTGTACCCCAACAGCCGTAATGTGGTGCCCGGCAGCGTGAAATTCTCTATCGATTTTCGCAATATCAACGATGAGAAGGTTGATCTGATGGATGCGGCATTGAAGCATTTCACTCGCCAACTGATGGCAGAAACCGGTCTGGATATCAGCATCACGCAGGTTTCCCACTATCCGGCGGCACCTTTTCATGCTGAGTGCAAGGACGCGGTGCGCAACGCGGCACAGGCGCTAGGCTATTCTCATCAGGATATTGTTTCCGGGGCCGGGCACGATGCGGTGTATATGAGTATGCTGGCACCCACCGGCATGATTTTCATCCCCTGCAAGGATGGTATCAGCCATAACGAAATCGAGTACGCCTCACCGGAACATGTCACGGCTGGCGCCAATGTGTTGCTGCACGCGATACTGGAAAAAGCGGGCGTAGCAGGAAGAGGATAA
- a CDS encoding valine--pyruvate transaminase produces the protein MNFSLFGKKFTRHSGITQLMDDLNDGLRTPGAIMLGGGNPAHIPAMDDYFQHLCRDLLAEGKLTEALCNYDGPQGKDTLLNALADMLRDEQGWDIKPQNIALTNGSQSAFFYLFNLFAGHDENGGLRKVLFPLAPEYIGYADSGLDEDMFVSVRPQIERLPEGLFKYHVDFEKLRITDDIGLICVSRPTNPTGNVLTDDELRHLDSLARQHQIPLLIDNAYGVPFPGIIFSDATPLWNPNIILCMSLSKLGLPGSRCGIVIAAEAVISAIGNMNGIISLAPGSIGPTIAHEMIKRGDLLRLSENVIRPFYQQRVQQTISIIRRYLPAERCLIHKPEGAIFLWLWFKDLPITTEVLYQRLKRRGVLMVPGHYFFPGLEQEWPHAHQCLRMNYVPEPEKIEQGIAILAEEVERALRETAG, from the coding sequence ATGAACTTCTCTCTTTTTGGCAAAAAATTCACCCGTCATTCCGGCATCACTCAGCTGATGGATGATCTGAATGACGGATTGCGCACGCCCGGCGCCATCATGCTTGGCGGCGGGAATCCGGCACATATTCCGGCAATGGATGATTACTTTCAGCACCTCTGCCGCGACTTGCTGGCGGAAGGAAAATTAACTGAAGCCTTATGTAATTACGATGGGCCACAAGGGAAAGATACGCTGCTGAATGCCCTGGCTGACATGCTGCGCGACGAACAAGGTTGGGACATTAAGCCGCAGAATATTGCCCTGACAAATGGCAGTCAAAGCGCATTTTTCTACTTGTTTAATCTGTTTGCCGGACATGATGAAAATGGTGGCCTGCGCAAAGTGCTGTTTCCGCTGGCACCGGAATACATCGGTTATGCAGATTCAGGGCTCGATGAAGACATGTTTGTCTCGGTACGTCCGCAGATTGAACGCCTGCCGGAAGGACTATTCAAATACCACGTTGATTTCGAAAAGTTGCGCATTACCGATGATATTGGCCTGATCTGCGTATCGCGGCCGACCAACCCTACCGGCAACGTGCTGACCGATGACGAATTGCGGCATCTGGATAGCCTGGCCCGACAGCATCAGATTCCACTGCTGATTGATAACGCTTATGGCGTACCGTTCCCCGGTATTATCTTCAGCGACGCCACACCGCTGTGGAATCCAAATATTATCCTGTGCATGAGCCTGTCCAAACTGGGCTTACCCGGCTCCCGTTGCGGCATTGTGATTGCTGCTGAAGCGGTGATTTCCGCCATTGGCAATATGAATGGCATCATCAGTCTGGCGCCCGGTTCGATTGGCCCGACGATTGCCCATGAAATGATTAAACGCGGCGATCTGCTACGTCTGTCTGAAAATGTTATCCGCCCGTTCTATCAGCAACGCGTTCAGCAGACGATTAGCATCATCCGCCGTTATCTGCCCGCCGAGCGTTGCCTGATTCATAAGCCAGAAGGGGCGATCTTTCTGTGGCTATGGTTTAAGGATCTTCCCATCACCACCGAAGTGTTATACCAGCGACTGAAGCGGCGCGGTGTATTGATGGTGCCGGGACACTACTTCTTTCCCGGTCTGGAACAGGAGTGGCCGCATGCTCACCAGTGCCTGCGCATGAACTACGTACCGGAACCGGAAAAAATCGAGCAGGGGATTGCCATTCTGGCGGAGGAAGTAGAGCGGGCGCTGCGGGAAACAGCAGGGTAG